The Kroppenstedtia pulmonis genome has a segment encoding these proteins:
- the folD gene encoding bifunctional methylenetetrahydrofolate dehydrogenase/methenyltetrahydrofolate cyclohydrolase FolD, producing MVDRGKIIDGKAIAAQLRQELKSEVESLREKGTVPGLTVILVGNNQASETYVRGKIKACAEVGIHSDLVRMSPEITEDALLDKIRQLNVDSSVHGILVQLPLPDHISPDRILSEIDPDKDVDGFHPINAGRLVTGLDAFLPCTPHGILELLKRTGIEIAGKHAVVVGRSNIVGKPISILLQRENATVTMCHSRTVDLKSHTRQADILVAAVGKLHVITADHVKPDSVVIDVGMNRDENGKLAGDVDFEGVRPIVSYITPVPGGVGPMTIAMLLYNTCQSAKMKSR from the coding sequence ATGGTGGATCGGGGTAAGATCATTGATGGTAAAGCAATAGCTGCCCAACTGAGACAAGAGCTGAAATCCGAAGTGGAATCCTTGCGAGAAAAGGGAACCGTTCCAGGTTTGACCGTGATTTTAGTGGGAAACAATCAGGCATCTGAGACTTATGTGAGGGGAAAAATCAAAGCATGTGCTGAAGTGGGTATCCATTCAGACTTAGTCCGGATGAGTCCGGAGATTACGGAAGATGCTCTGTTGGATAAAATCCGTCAATTAAACGTAGATTCTTCCGTTCACGGTATTTTGGTGCAATTGCCTTTACCGGATCATATTTCCCCGGATCGGATTCTTTCCGAAATCGACCCGGATAAAGACGTGGACGGCTTTCATCCAATTAATGCGGGACGTTTGGTTACGGGATTGGATGCCTTTCTTCCCTGTACGCCACATGGTATCCTGGAACTGTTGAAGCGGACAGGTATAGAGATTGCCGGAAAACACGCGGTAGTGGTGGGACGCAGCAACATTGTGGGAAAACCGATTTCCATACTGTTGCAACGAGAAAATGCCACGGTTACCATGTGCCATTCCAGAACAGTGGATTTAAAATCCCACACCCGTCAAGCTGATATATTGGTGGCTGCTGTGGGAAAACTTCATGTTATCACTGCTGACCATGTCAAACCGGACTCTGTAGTGATTGATGTTGGTATGAACCGGGATGAAAATGGGAAACTGGCAGGTGACGTCGATTTTGAGGGGGTTCGTCCCATCGTTTCCTATATTACCCCGGTTCCTGGAGGGGTGGGACCGATGACGATTGCCATGTTGTTGTATAATACCTGTCAGTCTGCAAAGATGAAATCCAGGTGA